One segment of Calliopsis andreniformis isolate RMS-2024a chromosome 1, iyCalAndr_principal, whole genome shotgun sequence DNA contains the following:
- the Gc gene encoding gamma-glutamyl carboxylase isoform X3 — MWRKSRKLASAQACATEVTGKCNRLNNQSFLARYSIKENFEKLWGFQLKDLSSFDRFTKLLYRPTDPASLGVVRALFGFCMVLDVIEERGLADIDIKWGDPMECHFPLIHGMRPPSLPWIIVIYTVMWMGAFGIMLGLNFKVACACFVIPYWYIFLLDKSYWNNHTYLYGIVATLFWGTEANKYFSLDANRAKEARTSVPLWNYFILKFQFFALYFIAGLKKSGTEWLSGYAMTNLSRHWVFSPFKLFLSTEQTDFFIVHWFAFIFDLTVGFWILFEKTRVPAMVFCTLFHLMNSRLFSIGIFPYVCLATMPLFCNTDWPRRLASYFKLSRRTLLFTQGQYIKSWDKSSFEDSLEEDSDFVTPSATPQKINKKTSTHEVIESSNGEVNDKANDKALNKMNNQEDTVQTKHMGTIYRNIKQMSFKSTKAAKKQKFVVSLLLLHVALQFFLPYSHFITQGYNNWVPGIYGYSWDMMVHVWDTVLVVVKVHDNVSNEDRYLDSKAWVQTDRWEKHGDMAIQYATCLKDNLIRQEKQIFKTEQKGKNWSRLSSNLSIYIDVWCSLNGRFQQRIFDPNVDLLTVDWHPFKPISFLMPLLSQYNSYRAVETKTAREPFSILEEIDYKIETWLRALTHIGNAFFNLMYDVPMVRRVQIKK; from the exons ATGTGGAGGAAAAGTAGAAAGTTAGCCAGCGCTCAAGCCTGTGCAACAGAAGTTACAGGAAAGTGCAACAGGCTGAATAATCAGAGTTTCCTAGCACGATATTCGATTAAAGAGAATTTTGAGAAGTTGTGGGGATTCCAGTTGAAAGATTTGTCTTCCTTCGATAGGTTCACTAAACTTTTGTATCGACCAACCGATCCAGCCAGCTTGGGAGTAGTCAGAGCATTATTTG GATTCTGTATGGTCTTGGACGTGATAGAGGAAAGAGGACTAGCAGATATTGACATAAAATGGGGAGATCCCATGGAGTGTCATTTCCCATTGATTCATGGCATGAGACCTCCCTCGCTGCCATGGATCATAGTAATTTATACAGTGATGTGGATGGGCGCCTTTGGCATTATGCTGGGCTTAAACTTCAAAGTCGCCTGCGCTTGTTTCGTGATTCCTTATTGGTATATCTTCCTCCTGGATAAAAGTTACTGGAACAATCACACGTATCTGTATGGGATCGTCGCGACTCTCTTCTGGGGTACGGAGGCTAACAAGTACTT CTCGTTGGATGCTAACAGAGCGAAGGAAGCCAGAACCTCTGTACCTTTGTGGAACTATTTCatcctgaaatttcaattcTTTGCTCTGTATTTTATTGCTGGGTTAAAAAAATCTGGCACAGAATGGTTGTCTGGCTATGCCATGACTAACTTGTCTAGACATTGGGTTTTCAGCCCGTTTAA gtTGTTCCTCTCCACCGAGCAGACTGATTTCTTCATAGTCCATTGGTTTGCGTTCATCTTTGATCTGACTGTTGGATTCTGGATACTGTTCGAGAAAACTCGTGTCCCTGCCATGGTCTTCTGCACGCTTTTTCATTTAATGAACTCTAGACTATTCAGCATAG GAATATTTCCATACGTGTGCCTCGCAACAATGCCTCTTTTCTGCAACACAGACTGGCCTCGAAGGCTCGCTTCCTATTTTAAACTTAGTCGTAGAACTCTGCTTTTTACACAGGGTCAATATATTAAGAGCTGGGATAAATCTTCTTTTGAAGATTCTCTTGAAGAAGATTCTGATTTCGTAACGCCCTCAGCAACTcctcaaaaaataaataaaaagactTCGACTCACGAAGTAATCGAAAGTTCAAACGGTGAAGTAAATGATAAAGCAAATGATAAagcattgaataaaatgaacaatCAAGAAGATACAGTGCAGACAAAACACATGGGGACTATTTACAGAAATATAAAACAGATGAGCTTCAAGTCAACCAAGGCAGCAAAGAAGCAAAAatttgtagtatctttattgcttCTTCACGTGGCTCTGCAATTCTTTCTTCCGTACTCACATTTCATTACTCag GGTTACAATAATTGGGTGCCAGGGATTTATGGGTATTCCTGGGATATGATGGTTCACGTATGGGACACTGTACTCGTTGTAGTCAAAGTTCATGATAATGTCAGCAACGAGGATCGGTATTTAGATTCTAAGGCGTGGGTGCAAACTGATCGATGGGAAAAGCATGGTGACATGGCCATACAATATGCCACCTGTTTGAAA GACAATTTGATACGACAGGAGAAACAAATTTTCAAAACTGAGCAAAAGGGAAAGAACTGGTCACGTCTATCATCAAACTTAAGCATTTACATCGACGTGTGGTGTTCACTGAACGGAAGATTCCAGCAAAGAATATTTGATCCAAATGTTGACTTATTAACAGTGGACTGGCATCCTTTTAAACCCATATCATTCTTAATGCCTTTACTCTCGCAGTATAATTCCTACAG AGCAGTCGAGACCAAGACAGCGAGGGAACCTTTTTCAATATTGGAAGAAATCGATTACAAAATTGAAACTTGGCTGCGAGCTTTGACTCACATAGGAAatgcattttttaatttaatgtatGACGTGCCAATGGTTCGACGAGTGCAgattaaaaaatga
- the Gc gene encoding gamma-glutamyl carboxylase isoform X1, with product MWRKSRKLASAQACATEVTGKCNRLNNQSFLARYSIKENFEKLWGFQLKDLSSFDRFTKLLYRPTDPASLGVVRALFGFCMVLDVIEERGLADIDIKWGDPMECHFPLIHGMRPPSLPWIIVIYTVMWMGAFGIMLGLNFKVACACFVIPYWYIFLLDKSYWNNHTYLYGIVATLFWGTEANKYFSLDANRAKEARTSVPLWNYFILKFQFFALYFIAGLKKSGTEWLSGYAMTNLSRHWVFSPFKLFLSTEQTDFFIVHWFAFIFDLTVGFWILFEKTRVPAMVFCTLFHLMNSRLFSIGIFPYVCLATMPLFCNTDWPRRLASYFKLSRRTLLFTQGQYIKSWDKSSFEDSLEEDSDFVTPSATPQKINKKTSTHEVIESSNGEVNDKANDKALNKMNNQEDTVQTKHMGTIYRNIKQMSFKSTKAAKKQKFVVSLLLLHVALQFFLPYSHFITQGYNNWVPGIYGYSWDMMVHVWDTVLVVVKVHDNVSNEDRYLDSKAWVQTDRWEKHGDMAIQYATCLKDNLIRQEKQIFKTEQKGKNWSRLSSNLSIYIDVWCSLNGRFQQRIFDPNVDLLTVDWHPFKPISFLMPLLSQYNSYRHKLEEIQQEVYTWSNNTDVLFVADFPGMHLDNYIANNFTNVTLTVLEGEVVYSNENQTNSIIMPKASSISIKTGQFHRVKTTSVYPACYMYTYNNRKKESEEEGAVETKTAREPFSILEEIDYKIETWLRALTHIGNAFFNLMYDVPMVRRVQIKK from the exons ATGTGGAGGAAAAGTAGAAAGTTAGCCAGCGCTCAAGCCTGTGCAACAGAAGTTACAGGAAAGTGCAACAGGCTGAATAATCAGAGTTTCCTAGCACGATATTCGATTAAAGAGAATTTTGAGAAGTTGTGGGGATTCCAGTTGAAAGATTTGTCTTCCTTCGATAGGTTCACTAAACTTTTGTATCGACCAACCGATCCAGCCAGCTTGGGAGTAGTCAGAGCATTATTTG GATTCTGTATGGTCTTGGACGTGATAGAGGAAAGAGGACTAGCAGATATTGACATAAAATGGGGAGATCCCATGGAGTGTCATTTCCCATTGATTCATGGCATGAGACCTCCCTCGCTGCCATGGATCATAGTAATTTATACAGTGATGTGGATGGGCGCCTTTGGCATTATGCTGGGCTTAAACTTCAAAGTCGCCTGCGCTTGTTTCGTGATTCCTTATTGGTATATCTTCCTCCTGGATAAAAGTTACTGGAACAATCACACGTATCTGTATGGGATCGTCGCGACTCTCTTCTGGGGTACGGAGGCTAACAAGTACTT CTCGTTGGATGCTAACAGAGCGAAGGAAGCCAGAACCTCTGTACCTTTGTGGAACTATTTCatcctgaaatttcaattcTTTGCTCTGTATTTTATTGCTGGGTTAAAAAAATCTGGCACAGAATGGTTGTCTGGCTATGCCATGACTAACTTGTCTAGACATTGGGTTTTCAGCCCGTTTAA gtTGTTCCTCTCCACCGAGCAGACTGATTTCTTCATAGTCCATTGGTTTGCGTTCATCTTTGATCTGACTGTTGGATTCTGGATACTGTTCGAGAAAACTCGTGTCCCTGCCATGGTCTTCTGCACGCTTTTTCATTTAATGAACTCTAGACTATTCAGCATAG GAATATTTCCATACGTGTGCCTCGCAACAATGCCTCTTTTCTGCAACACAGACTGGCCTCGAAGGCTCGCTTCCTATTTTAAACTTAGTCGTAGAACTCTGCTTTTTACACAGGGTCAATATATTAAGAGCTGGGATAAATCTTCTTTTGAAGATTCTCTTGAAGAAGATTCTGATTTCGTAACGCCCTCAGCAACTcctcaaaaaataaataaaaagactTCGACTCACGAAGTAATCGAAAGTTCAAACGGTGAAGTAAATGATAAAGCAAATGATAAagcattgaataaaatgaacaatCAAGAAGATACAGTGCAGACAAAACACATGGGGACTATTTACAGAAATATAAAACAGATGAGCTTCAAGTCAACCAAGGCAGCAAAGAAGCAAAAatttgtagtatctttattgcttCTTCACGTGGCTCTGCAATTCTTTCTTCCGTACTCACATTTCATTACTCag GGTTACAATAATTGGGTGCCAGGGATTTATGGGTATTCCTGGGATATGATGGTTCACGTATGGGACACTGTACTCGTTGTAGTCAAAGTTCATGATAATGTCAGCAACGAGGATCGGTATTTAGATTCTAAGGCGTGGGTGCAAACTGATCGATGGGAAAAGCATGGTGACATGGCCATACAATATGCCACCTGTTTGAAA GACAATTTGATACGACAGGAGAAACAAATTTTCAAAACTGAGCAAAAGGGAAAGAACTGGTCACGTCTATCATCAAACTTAAGCATTTACATCGACGTGTGGTGTTCACTGAACGGAAGATTCCAGCAAAGAATATTTGATCCAAATGTTGACTTATTAACAGTGGACTGGCATCCTTTTAAACCCATATCATTCTTAATGCCTTTACTCTCGCAGTATAATTCCTACAG ACATAAATTGGAAGAGATTCAACAAGAGGTTTACACGTGGTCTAACAATACAGATGTCCTCTTTGTTGCTGACTTCCCAGGAATGCACTTAGACAATTATATTGCTAATAACTTCACGAATGTTACTTTAACTGTACTCGAAGGTGAAGTAGTATACAGCAACGAGAATCAGACGAATAGTATAATTATGCCAAAAGCGTCGTCGATTTCTATAAAGACAGGACAGTTCCATCGAGTGAAGACGACCAGTGTTTATCCAGCATGCTACATGTACacgtataataatcgtaaaaaggaATCAGAGGAAGAAGG AGCAGTCGAGACCAAGACAGCGAGGGAACCTTTTTCAATATTGGAAGAAATCGATTACAAAATTGAAACTTGGCTGCGAGCTTTGACTCACATAGGAAatgcattttttaatttaatgtatGACGTGCCAATGGTTCGACGAGTGCAgattaaaaaatga
- the Gc gene encoding gamma-glutamyl carboxylase isoform X2: MWRKSRKLASAQACATEVTGKCNRLNNQSFLARYSIKENFEKLWGFQLKDLSSFDRFTKLLYRPTDPASLGVVRALFGFCMVLDVIEERGLADIDIKWGDPMECHFPLIHGMRPPSLPWIIVIYTVMWMGAFGIMLGLNFKVACACFVIPYWYIFLLDKSYWNNHTYLYGIVATLFWGTEANKYFSLDANRAKEARTSVPLWNYFILKFQFFALYFIAGLKKSGTEWLSGYAMTNLSRHWVFSPFKLFLSTEQTDFFIVHWFAFIFDLTVGFWILFEKTRVPAMVFCTLFHLMNSRLFSIGIFPYVCLATMPLFCNTDWPRRLASYFKLSRRTLLFTQGQYIKSWDKSSFEDSLEEDSDFVTPSATPQKINKKTSTHEVIESSNGEVNDKANDKALNKMNNQEDTVQTKHMGTIYRNIKQMSFKSTKAAKKQKFVVSLLLLHVALQFFLPYSHFITQGYNNWVPGIYGYSWDMMVHVWDTVLVVVKVHDNVSNEDRYLDSKAWVQTDRWEKHGDMAIQYATCLKDNLIRQEKQIFKTEQKGKNWSRLSSNLSIYIDVWCSLNGRFQQRIFDPNVDLLTVDWHPFKPISFLMPLLSQYNSYRHKLEEIQQEVYTWSNNTDVLFVADFPGMHLDNYIANNFTNVTLTVLEGEVVYSNENQTNSIIMPKASSISIKTGQFHRVKTTSVYPACYMYTYNNRKKESEEEGYLCS; the protein is encoded by the exons ATGTGGAGGAAAAGTAGAAAGTTAGCCAGCGCTCAAGCCTGTGCAACAGAAGTTACAGGAAAGTGCAACAGGCTGAATAATCAGAGTTTCCTAGCACGATATTCGATTAAAGAGAATTTTGAGAAGTTGTGGGGATTCCAGTTGAAAGATTTGTCTTCCTTCGATAGGTTCACTAAACTTTTGTATCGACCAACCGATCCAGCCAGCTTGGGAGTAGTCAGAGCATTATTTG GATTCTGTATGGTCTTGGACGTGATAGAGGAAAGAGGACTAGCAGATATTGACATAAAATGGGGAGATCCCATGGAGTGTCATTTCCCATTGATTCATGGCATGAGACCTCCCTCGCTGCCATGGATCATAGTAATTTATACAGTGATGTGGATGGGCGCCTTTGGCATTATGCTGGGCTTAAACTTCAAAGTCGCCTGCGCTTGTTTCGTGATTCCTTATTGGTATATCTTCCTCCTGGATAAAAGTTACTGGAACAATCACACGTATCTGTATGGGATCGTCGCGACTCTCTTCTGGGGTACGGAGGCTAACAAGTACTT CTCGTTGGATGCTAACAGAGCGAAGGAAGCCAGAACCTCTGTACCTTTGTGGAACTATTTCatcctgaaatttcaattcTTTGCTCTGTATTTTATTGCTGGGTTAAAAAAATCTGGCACAGAATGGTTGTCTGGCTATGCCATGACTAACTTGTCTAGACATTGGGTTTTCAGCCCGTTTAA gtTGTTCCTCTCCACCGAGCAGACTGATTTCTTCATAGTCCATTGGTTTGCGTTCATCTTTGATCTGACTGTTGGATTCTGGATACTGTTCGAGAAAACTCGTGTCCCTGCCATGGTCTTCTGCACGCTTTTTCATTTAATGAACTCTAGACTATTCAGCATAG GAATATTTCCATACGTGTGCCTCGCAACAATGCCTCTTTTCTGCAACACAGACTGGCCTCGAAGGCTCGCTTCCTATTTTAAACTTAGTCGTAGAACTCTGCTTTTTACACAGGGTCAATATATTAAGAGCTGGGATAAATCTTCTTTTGAAGATTCTCTTGAAGAAGATTCTGATTTCGTAACGCCCTCAGCAACTcctcaaaaaataaataaaaagactTCGACTCACGAAGTAATCGAAAGTTCAAACGGTGAAGTAAATGATAAAGCAAATGATAAagcattgaataaaatgaacaatCAAGAAGATACAGTGCAGACAAAACACATGGGGACTATTTACAGAAATATAAAACAGATGAGCTTCAAGTCAACCAAGGCAGCAAAGAAGCAAAAatttgtagtatctttattgcttCTTCACGTGGCTCTGCAATTCTTTCTTCCGTACTCACATTTCATTACTCag GGTTACAATAATTGGGTGCCAGGGATTTATGGGTATTCCTGGGATATGATGGTTCACGTATGGGACACTGTACTCGTTGTAGTCAAAGTTCATGATAATGTCAGCAACGAGGATCGGTATTTAGATTCTAAGGCGTGGGTGCAAACTGATCGATGGGAAAAGCATGGTGACATGGCCATACAATATGCCACCTGTTTGAAA GACAATTTGATACGACAGGAGAAACAAATTTTCAAAACTGAGCAAAAGGGAAAGAACTGGTCACGTCTATCATCAAACTTAAGCATTTACATCGACGTGTGGTGTTCACTGAACGGAAGATTCCAGCAAAGAATATTTGATCCAAATGTTGACTTATTAACAGTGGACTGGCATCCTTTTAAACCCATATCATTCTTAATGCCTTTACTCTCGCAGTATAATTCCTACAG ACATAAATTGGAAGAGATTCAACAAGAGGTTTACACGTGGTCTAACAATACAGATGTCCTCTTTGTTGCTGACTTCCCAGGAATGCACTTAGACAATTATATTGCTAATAACTTCACGAATGTTACTTTAACTGTACTCGAAGGTGAAGTAGTATACAGCAACGAGAATCAGACGAATAGTATAATTATGCCAAAAGCGTCGTCGATTTCTATAAAGACAGGACAGTTCCATCGAGTGAAGACGACCAGTGTTTATCCAGCATGCTACATGTACacgtataataatcgtaaaaaggaATCAGAGGAAGAAGGGTATTTATGCAGTTAA
- the Gc gene encoding gamma-glutamyl carboxylase isoform X4, which translates to MWRKSRKLASAQACATEVTGKCNRLNNQSFLARYSIKENFEKLWGFQLKDLSSFDRFTKLLYRPTDPASLGVVRALFGFCMVLDVIEERGLADIDIKWGDPMECHFPLIHGMRPPSLPWIIVIYTVMWMGAFGIMLGLNFKVACACFVIPYWYIFLLDKSYWNNHTYLYGIVATLFWGTEANKYFSLDANRAKEARTSVPLWNYFILKFQFFALYFIAGLKKSGTEWLSGYAMTNLSRHWVFSPFKLFLSTEQTDFFIVHWFAFIFDLTVGFWILFEKTRVPAMVFCTLFHLMNSRLFSIGIFPYVCLATMPLFCNTDWPRRLASYFKLSRRTLLFTQGQYIKSWDKSSFEDSLEEDSDFVTPSATPQKINKKTSTHEVIESSNGEVNDKANDKALNKMNNQEDTVQTKHMGTIYRNIKQMSFKSTKAAKKQKFVVSLLLLHVALQFFLPYSHFITQGYNNWVPGIYGYSWDMMVHVWDTVLVVVKVHDNVSNEDRYLDSKAWVQTDRWEKHGDMAIQYATCLKDNLIRQEKQIFKTEQKGKNWSRLSSNLSIYIDVWCSLNGRFQQRIFDPNVDLLTVDWHPFKPISFLMPLLSQYNSYRDSTRGLHVV; encoded by the exons ATGTGGAGGAAAAGTAGAAAGTTAGCCAGCGCTCAAGCCTGTGCAACAGAAGTTACAGGAAAGTGCAACAGGCTGAATAATCAGAGTTTCCTAGCACGATATTCGATTAAAGAGAATTTTGAGAAGTTGTGGGGATTCCAGTTGAAAGATTTGTCTTCCTTCGATAGGTTCACTAAACTTTTGTATCGACCAACCGATCCAGCCAGCTTGGGAGTAGTCAGAGCATTATTTG GATTCTGTATGGTCTTGGACGTGATAGAGGAAAGAGGACTAGCAGATATTGACATAAAATGGGGAGATCCCATGGAGTGTCATTTCCCATTGATTCATGGCATGAGACCTCCCTCGCTGCCATGGATCATAGTAATTTATACAGTGATGTGGATGGGCGCCTTTGGCATTATGCTGGGCTTAAACTTCAAAGTCGCCTGCGCTTGTTTCGTGATTCCTTATTGGTATATCTTCCTCCTGGATAAAAGTTACTGGAACAATCACACGTATCTGTATGGGATCGTCGCGACTCTCTTCTGGGGTACGGAGGCTAACAAGTACTT CTCGTTGGATGCTAACAGAGCGAAGGAAGCCAGAACCTCTGTACCTTTGTGGAACTATTTCatcctgaaatttcaattcTTTGCTCTGTATTTTATTGCTGGGTTAAAAAAATCTGGCACAGAATGGTTGTCTGGCTATGCCATGACTAACTTGTCTAGACATTGGGTTTTCAGCCCGTTTAA gtTGTTCCTCTCCACCGAGCAGACTGATTTCTTCATAGTCCATTGGTTTGCGTTCATCTTTGATCTGACTGTTGGATTCTGGATACTGTTCGAGAAAACTCGTGTCCCTGCCATGGTCTTCTGCACGCTTTTTCATTTAATGAACTCTAGACTATTCAGCATAG GAATATTTCCATACGTGTGCCTCGCAACAATGCCTCTTTTCTGCAACACAGACTGGCCTCGAAGGCTCGCTTCCTATTTTAAACTTAGTCGTAGAACTCTGCTTTTTACACAGGGTCAATATATTAAGAGCTGGGATAAATCTTCTTTTGAAGATTCTCTTGAAGAAGATTCTGATTTCGTAACGCCCTCAGCAACTcctcaaaaaataaataaaaagactTCGACTCACGAAGTAATCGAAAGTTCAAACGGTGAAGTAAATGATAAAGCAAATGATAAagcattgaataaaatgaacaatCAAGAAGATACAGTGCAGACAAAACACATGGGGACTATTTACAGAAATATAAAACAGATGAGCTTCAAGTCAACCAAGGCAGCAAAGAAGCAAAAatttgtagtatctttattgcttCTTCACGTGGCTCTGCAATTCTTTCTTCCGTACTCACATTTCATTACTCag GGTTACAATAATTGGGTGCCAGGGATTTATGGGTATTCCTGGGATATGATGGTTCACGTATGGGACACTGTACTCGTTGTAGTCAAAGTTCATGATAATGTCAGCAACGAGGATCGGTATTTAGATTCTAAGGCGTGGGTGCAAACTGATCGATGGGAAAAGCATGGTGACATGGCCATACAATATGCCACCTGTTTGAAA GACAATTTGATACGACAGGAGAAACAAATTTTCAAAACTGAGCAAAAGGGAAAGAACTGGTCACGTCTATCATCAAACTTAAGCATTTACATCGACGTGTGGTGTTCACTGAACGGAAGATTCCAGCAAAGAATATTTGATCCAAATGTTGACTTATTAACAGTGGACTGGCATCCTTTTAAACCCATATCATTCTTAATGCCTTTACTCTCGCAGTATAATTCCTACAG AGATTCAACAAGAGGTTTACACGTGGTCTAA
- the LOC143183150 gene encoding uncharacterized protein LOC143183150 — translation MQVPGNSYLKMTFGAAKLFFRMLLNLYHFFTSFLKLYKEGDLKVCVSPREEFQRVTIVARQVQIQKRVRGWSGPREKKIQHKINSIQLAECSLLLARQYFTSVSPATRGREGSFSKGGCATMEPFTQPLAPSQHPYIIIHTGKKPGGTYAMVYDGGAFENFKVPENWKLEVETGGCG, via the exons ATGCAAGTGCCTGGAAATTCTTACTTGAAGATGACTTTTGGTGCAGCAAAACTATTCTTCCGTATGCTGTTAAATCTCTACCATTTTTTTACTTCATTTCTAAAACTCT ACAAGGAGGGGGATTTAAAGGTGTGCGTTTCACCCCGTGAAGAATTCCAGCGGGTAACGATCGTCGCGCGTCAAGTCCAGATACAGAAAAGGGTGAGGGGATGGAGTGGTCCCCGAGAGAAAAAAATCCAGCATAAAATTAACAGTATACAGCTTGCAGAATGCAGTTTGTTGCTCGCCCGGCAATATTTCACGAGCGTCTCTCCCGCGACGAGGGGGAGAGAGGGTTCGTTCTCGAAGGGGGGGTGCGCAACAATGGAACCCTTTACCCAGCCCCTAGCGCCCAGCCAACATCCATACATCATCATTCATACTGGAAAAAAACCTGGGGGCACCTATGCCATGGTCTACGACGGAGGGGCATTCGAAAATTTCAAAGTACCCGA AAACTGGAAATTAGAAGTTGAAACTGGAGGCTGCGGTTAA